One window from the genome of Amaranthus tricolor cultivar Red isolate AtriRed21 chromosome 9, ASM2621246v1, whole genome shotgun sequence encodes:
- the LOC130824383 gene encoding uncharacterized protein LOC130824383 isoform X1 has protein sequence MVMISIWVFLGFILGLLTVILIEALVILYVIRRLIQPTKPPESVLITPSSNPLDHLQSVPSVCQKQGVIWVLDPQKQPKIPGLAGQNKKREIVEVSPVRKLAKVKDRTLILTEADGSLSKILLKGCKVVAVSATSLPGRKWAKRYPIKVESKNAVLYQGSKVFYIYAETSWEKESWCKALRLASSDDKERLLWFSKLNEEFRDYLKSLCEGYPSLIKPSGGCYLGTPDKANQLDEPLSKVRQFWRKLSRKTSLPSLDEKRISNKSHIFQDHVSIPSTSKTSIMGKLRNECDEDSSSVSFKGSTRSGSSTHGSEISEAETAEKSVIDEGTLCWNLLLSRLFFDAKSNVDIKAALKARIQRSLSTIRIPSYIGEITCTDAYPGNLPPYIHGMRAVPMDMNDVWAIEMDIEYSGGVVLNIETRLEVRELDSQNDLLDHNIETSSLGEETADLLEDFKHLQEDLKLSVGNNDASEQKDSEDSKFDMLRSSRTGSSTANPGSRWKSLLNSVAKHVSQVPLTLAIRVATLRGTIQLHMKPPPSDQIWFGFTCMPDIQFELESSVRDHKVTNGRVASFLINRFKASIRDTLVLPNCESLCVSWMLAEKDDWVPRNAAPLLWLNREAPSDTLSNDGSKGKRTDDRDLESKEGKLKRVDSGKQSINEESGVIIPSATTIQRSSSEGSVPSQDLKVPLLQNGEAQDLTVPRKLENPESHLPTRYVSLKEEQTNCEDDDSKPKKVGRRARMLDLGKKMGEKLEEKRRHIEEKGRHIVEKMRGP, from the exons atggtgatGATCTCAATTTGGGTGTTTCTGGGTTTCATTCTTGGTTTACTAACAGTTATTCTTATTGAAGCTCTTGTAATTTTGTATGTGATTCGTCGATTAATTCAGCCTACTAAACCACCCGAATCTGTTCTTATCACCCCTTCTTCAAATCCTCTTGATCATCTTCAATCTGTTCCTTCTGTTTGCCAAAAGCAG GGAGTTATCTGGGTTTTGGATCCACAAAAACAACCTAAGATTCCTGGTCTTGCCGGCCAAAATAAAAAGAGGGAAATTGTGGAGGTTTCTCCTGTCCGCAAACTTGCTAAAGTCAAAGACCGTACACTTATTCTGACTGAAGCAGATGGTTCACTCTCAAAAATACTCTTGAAGGGCTGTAAAGTAGTTGCAGTATCTGCAACAAGCTTACCTGGAAGAAAATG GGCAAAACGATATCCAATCAAAGTAGAAAGCAAAAATGCAGTTTTGTACCAAGGGAGTaaggttttttatatttatgcAGAAACCTCATGGGAGAAAGAATCTTGGTGCAAAGCTCTTCGTCTAGCTTCGTCAGATGATAAAGAAAGGCTACTCTGGTTTTCTAAATTGAATGAAGAATTTCGAGACTATTTGAAATCATTATGTGAAGGATATCCTTCTCTTATAAAGCCTTCTGGTGGCTGTTACTTGGGGACCCCGGATAAGGCTAACCAGCTTGATGAACCCCTGTCAAAAGTACGTCAATTTTGGAGAAAGCTTTCGAGGAAAACTTCTTTGCCAAGTCTTGATGAGAAAAGGATCTCTAATAAGTCTCACATTTTTCAAGATCATGTTTCTATACCAAGTACTTCAAAAACTTCTATCATGGGAAAGTTGCGAAATGAATGCGATGAAGACAGCTCTTCTGTTTCTTTCAAGGGATCGACTCGCTCAGGGAGTTCAACTCATGGATCTGAGATATCTGAGGCAGAGACTGCTGAGAAATCCGTTATCGATGAGGGCACACTCTGCTGGAATTTACTGCTTTCTAGGTTATTTTTTGATGCCAAAAGCAATGTGGATATTAAAGCTGCTTTGAAGGCTCGGATTCAG AGATCGCTCTCAACTATCAGAATTCCCTCATATATTGGTGAAATAACCTGCACGGACGCATATCCTGGTAATCTTCCCCCTTATATCCATGGGATGAGGGCTGTTCCTATGGACATGAATGATGTTTGGGCCATCGAAATGGACATAGAATATTCTGGTGGAGTGGTTTTAAATATAGAAACCAGACTTGAAGTACGTGAACTAGATTCCCAAAATGACTTGCTGGACCACAATATTGAAACAAGTTCTCTTGGAGAGGAAACAGCTGATCTTCTGGAGGATTTTAAGCACTTGCAGGAGGATTTGAAGCTTTCTGTTGGTAATAATGATGCTTCGGAGCAAAAGGATTCAGAAGATTCTAAATTTG ATATGCTGAGGAGTTCCAGGACAGGTTCTTCGACTGCAAACCCTGGTTCTAGGTGGAAGTCTCTTTTGAATTCTGTTGCCAAGCATGTATCTCAG GTACCTCTTACATTGGCTATACGGGTTGCAACATTGAGAGGAACAATCCAGTTGCATATGAAACCACCACCTTCTGATCAGATTTGGTTCGGCTTCACTTGCATGCCCGATATACAATTCGAATTGGAATCCTCTGTTAGAGATCACAAAGTCACCAATGGACGTGTAGCTTCGTTTTTGATAAATCGGTTTAAG GCATCGATTCGAGATACATTGGTACTTCCAAATTGTGAAAGTCTATGTGTTTCATGGATGCTAGCCGAGAAAGATGATTGGGTCCCGCGTAATGCTGCGCCACTGTTGTGGCTGAATCGAGAAGCGCCATCCGATACTCTTTCAAACGACGGGTCTAAAGGCAAAAGAACGGATGATAGGGATCTAGAGAGCAAGGAAGGGAAGCTAAAGAGAGTTGATTCCGGAAAACAATCTATAAACGAAGAAAGCGGAGTAATTATCCCTTCGGCCACAACTATCCAGAGAAGTTCTTCGGAAGGCAGTGTTCCGTCTCAAGACTTGAAAGTCCCATTGTTACAAAACGGAGAAGCACAAGATTTGACTGTGCCGAGAAAACTGGAGAATCCCGAATCTCATTTGCCTACAAGATATGTTAGCTTGAAAGAAGAACAAACCAATTGTGAAGACGATGATTCTAAACCTAAGAAGGTGGGAAGAAGAGCTCGGATGCTTGATTTGGGTAAGAAAATGGGAGAGAAACTCGAAGAGAAGAGGCGTCATATAGAAGAAAAAGGTAGGCATATTGTCGAAAAGATGCGAGGGCCATGA
- the LOC130824383 gene encoding uncharacterized protein LOC130824383 isoform X2 — MGVIWVLDPQKQPKIPGLAGQNKKREIVEVSPVRKLAKVKDRTLILTEADGSLSKILLKGCKVVAVSATSLPGRKWAKRYPIKVESKNAVLYQGSKVFYIYAETSWEKESWCKALRLASSDDKERLLWFSKLNEEFRDYLKSLCEGYPSLIKPSGGCYLGTPDKANQLDEPLSKVRQFWRKLSRKTSLPSLDEKRISNKSHIFQDHVSIPSTSKTSIMGKLRNECDEDSSSVSFKGSTRSGSSTHGSEISEAETAEKSVIDEGTLCWNLLLSRLFFDAKSNVDIKAALKARIQRSLSTIRIPSYIGEITCTDAYPGNLPPYIHGMRAVPMDMNDVWAIEMDIEYSGGVVLNIETRLEVRELDSQNDLLDHNIETSSLGEETADLLEDFKHLQEDLKLSVGNNDASEQKDSEDSKFDMLRSSRTGSSTANPGSRWKSLLNSVAKHVSQVPLTLAIRVATLRGTIQLHMKPPPSDQIWFGFTCMPDIQFELESSVRDHKVTNGRVASFLINRFKASIRDTLVLPNCESLCVSWMLAEKDDWVPRNAAPLLWLNREAPSDTLSNDGSKGKRTDDRDLESKEGKLKRVDSGKQSINEESGVIIPSATTIQRSSSEGSVPSQDLKVPLLQNGEAQDLTVPRKLENPESHLPTRYVSLKEEQTNCEDDDSKPKKVGRRARMLDLGKKMGEKLEEKRRHIEEKGRHIVEKMRGP; from the exons ATG GGAGTTATCTGGGTTTTGGATCCACAAAAACAACCTAAGATTCCTGGTCTTGCCGGCCAAAATAAAAAGAGGGAAATTGTGGAGGTTTCTCCTGTCCGCAAACTTGCTAAAGTCAAAGACCGTACACTTATTCTGACTGAAGCAGATGGTTCACTCTCAAAAATACTCTTGAAGGGCTGTAAAGTAGTTGCAGTATCTGCAACAAGCTTACCTGGAAGAAAATG GGCAAAACGATATCCAATCAAAGTAGAAAGCAAAAATGCAGTTTTGTACCAAGGGAGTaaggttttttatatttatgcAGAAACCTCATGGGAGAAAGAATCTTGGTGCAAAGCTCTTCGTCTAGCTTCGTCAGATGATAAAGAAAGGCTACTCTGGTTTTCTAAATTGAATGAAGAATTTCGAGACTATTTGAAATCATTATGTGAAGGATATCCTTCTCTTATAAAGCCTTCTGGTGGCTGTTACTTGGGGACCCCGGATAAGGCTAACCAGCTTGATGAACCCCTGTCAAAAGTACGTCAATTTTGGAGAAAGCTTTCGAGGAAAACTTCTTTGCCAAGTCTTGATGAGAAAAGGATCTCTAATAAGTCTCACATTTTTCAAGATCATGTTTCTATACCAAGTACTTCAAAAACTTCTATCATGGGAAAGTTGCGAAATGAATGCGATGAAGACAGCTCTTCTGTTTCTTTCAAGGGATCGACTCGCTCAGGGAGTTCAACTCATGGATCTGAGATATCTGAGGCAGAGACTGCTGAGAAATCCGTTATCGATGAGGGCACACTCTGCTGGAATTTACTGCTTTCTAGGTTATTTTTTGATGCCAAAAGCAATGTGGATATTAAAGCTGCTTTGAAGGCTCGGATTCAG AGATCGCTCTCAACTATCAGAATTCCCTCATATATTGGTGAAATAACCTGCACGGACGCATATCCTGGTAATCTTCCCCCTTATATCCATGGGATGAGGGCTGTTCCTATGGACATGAATGATGTTTGGGCCATCGAAATGGACATAGAATATTCTGGTGGAGTGGTTTTAAATATAGAAACCAGACTTGAAGTACGTGAACTAGATTCCCAAAATGACTTGCTGGACCACAATATTGAAACAAGTTCTCTTGGAGAGGAAACAGCTGATCTTCTGGAGGATTTTAAGCACTTGCAGGAGGATTTGAAGCTTTCTGTTGGTAATAATGATGCTTCGGAGCAAAAGGATTCAGAAGATTCTAAATTTG ATATGCTGAGGAGTTCCAGGACAGGTTCTTCGACTGCAAACCCTGGTTCTAGGTGGAAGTCTCTTTTGAATTCTGTTGCCAAGCATGTATCTCAG GTACCTCTTACATTGGCTATACGGGTTGCAACATTGAGAGGAACAATCCAGTTGCATATGAAACCACCACCTTCTGATCAGATTTGGTTCGGCTTCACTTGCATGCCCGATATACAATTCGAATTGGAATCCTCTGTTAGAGATCACAAAGTCACCAATGGACGTGTAGCTTCGTTTTTGATAAATCGGTTTAAG GCATCGATTCGAGATACATTGGTACTTCCAAATTGTGAAAGTCTATGTGTTTCATGGATGCTAGCCGAGAAAGATGATTGGGTCCCGCGTAATGCTGCGCCACTGTTGTGGCTGAATCGAGAAGCGCCATCCGATACTCTTTCAAACGACGGGTCTAAAGGCAAAAGAACGGATGATAGGGATCTAGAGAGCAAGGAAGGGAAGCTAAAGAGAGTTGATTCCGGAAAACAATCTATAAACGAAGAAAGCGGAGTAATTATCCCTTCGGCCACAACTATCCAGAGAAGTTCTTCGGAAGGCAGTGTTCCGTCTCAAGACTTGAAAGTCCCATTGTTACAAAACGGAGAAGCACAAGATTTGACTGTGCCGAGAAAACTGGAGAATCCCGAATCTCATTTGCCTACAAGATATGTTAGCTTGAAAGAAGAACAAACCAATTGTGAAGACGATGATTCTAAACCTAAGAAGGTGGGAAGAAGAGCTCGGATGCTTGATTTGGGTAAGAAAATGGGAGAGAAACTCGAAGAGAAGAGGCGTCATATAGAAGAAAAAGGTAGGCATATTGTCGAAAAGATGCGAGGGCCATGA